In the genome of bacterium, the window CAGCGGTTCCAACTCCTCGGTCGCCGCCGCTTGCATCATCACGTTGGGATCGGCTATCGAGACGACACTGCCGTCACCGTCTTCGTACACGATGACATTGCAGGGCAGCAGCAGGCCGATCTCGAGCTCGGCGTTGAGGGCCTGGTTGGCCAGGTGTGGGTTGCAGGCGCCGAGAATCACGTAGCGGCGAAAATCCGCGTCCAGCTTCTTCTTGAGCGTGGCTTTGACGTCGATTTCGGTGAGCACGCCGAATCCCTGCTCCTGAAGGGCCTGGTGTTGCGCTGCAGTCGCTCTTGGCAACAAAAGGTCCTCCGTGAAATCGGGTGCCGCTGCGATTCCGACCAGGCCGTGGACCCGCTCCGGGCGCGCCACTGCCACCAGCAGCATGATCCAGCCGCCCCTGC includes:
- a CDS encoding DUF302 domain-containing protein, with product MLLVAVARPERVHGLVGIAAAPDFTEDLLLPRATAAQHQALQEQGFGVLTEIDVKATLKKKLDADFRRYVILGACNPHLANQALNAELEIGLLLPCNVIVYEDGDGSVVSIADPNVMMQAAATEELEPLAAEARRRLERVAEALAGSGAG